Proteins found in one Aspergillus puulaauensis MK2 DNA, chromosome 8, nearly complete sequence genomic segment:
- a CDS encoding uncharacterized protein (COG:I;~EggNog:ENOG410PN2Q;~InterPro:IPR025714,IPR029063;~PFAM:PF13649,PF13489,PF05175,PF08242,PF08241, PF07021,PF02390,PF13847), translating to MTTYTTNHAPSVLKTHSWRTAQNSAPHLLPHLKPGLKVLDVGCGPGSITVDLAQLVHPDGHVTGIEYVSDPLEQARALAKARGVSASNVEFRVGDVHALEFGDEEFDVVHVHQVLQHIADPVQALREMRRVVKKGGVVSVRESDSMSWYPENEGIAGWLELTGRMARVKGGNPHPGRYIHVWAVEAGFQRERVERSAGTWCFSTPEEREYWGESMATRMESSGLSDGAVEGGFAKKEDLEDIARGWREWVRQEDGWFGLMHGQILCWK from the coding sequence ATGACAACATACACAACAAACCACGCCCCCTCCGTCCTAAAAACCCACAGCTGGCGCACCGCCCAGAACTCCGCCCCCCATTTACTCCCACACCTCAAGCCGGgcctcaaagtcctcgatgtCGGCTGCGGACCCGGAAGCATCACAGTCGATCTCGCTCAGCTTGTTCATCCAGACGGGCATGTTACCGGTATTGAATACGTATCTGACCCACTAGAGCAGGCTCGCGCGCTTGCAAAGGCCAGAGGTGTCAGTGCGTCGAATGTGGAGTTCCGCGTTGGAGATGTGCACGCGTTGGAATTTGGCGATGAGGAGTTTGACGTTGTGCATGTGCACCAGGTACTCCAGCACATTGCGGACCCGGTTCAGGCACTCCGGGAGATGCGGCGGGTTGTGAAGAAGGGCGGGGTTGTTTCTGTGCGCGAGTCGGATTCCATGTCGTGGTATCCCGAGAATGAGGGgatagctggctggcttgAGTTAACGGGGCGGATGGCCAGGGTCAAAGGGGGGAATCCACATCCTGGACGGTATATTCATGTTTGGGCTGTTGAGGCCGGGTTTcagagggagagggttgagaggaGTGCGGGGACGTGGTGCTTTAGTACCCCTGAGGAAAGAGAGTACTGGGGGGAGTcgatggcgacgaggatggagagttCGGGGTTGAGTGACGGCGCTGTTGAAGGAGGGtttgcgaagaaggaggatctTGAGGATATTGCCAGGGGGTGGAGGGAGTGGGTGAGGCAGGAGGATGGCTGGTTTGGCCTGATGCATGGCCAGATTTTGTGTTGGAAGTAG
- a CDS encoding uncharacterized protein (COG:S;~EggNog:ENOG410PJF3;~InterPro:IPR036864,IPR007219,IPR001138;~PFAM:PF00172,PF04082;~TransMembrane:1 (o551-569i);~go_function: GO:0000981 - DNA-binding transcription factor activity, RNA polymerase II-specific [Evidence IEA];~go_function: GO:0003677 - DNA binding [Evidence IEA];~go_function: GO:0008270 - zinc ion binding [Evidence IEA];~go_process: GO:0006351 - transcription, DNA-templated [Evidence IEA];~go_process: GO:0006355 - regulation of transcription, DNA-templated [Evidence IEA]), which produces MNSSPKRSYHSDHTSPDIGETSENRRKDPKVSRACDACKLKKIRCSGTWPCSTCARRRLACTFASRYGRGRPPTPPASSVQHIADAGASTASRSISASCSVPPDATGDEHEVPGRRAASELVIEGQYFDLTSGLTFLHRAWSKLSAQREDSVCYGSNDAERNQLLASAGDRPFYLEQPRAGNEVFPDEETARRLFAFYFDTCVVTYRMLHRQTAEGWLATMLRNSAHNYAVTASVGNSRAAIILTIFAIASFRKLKIENGCSSDLDPVAFRESDALFCAAMHLTDSEMGFPRLESAQARLVQVLYLLQTSRMNKAWYTFGNAYQIISSLGLHRRQHRQQQPGTSFGERSDYIAHQCAKRVFWTAYTIDKYLSVVFGRPRLLHDDEIDQDFPDTVNDEEMGTHGPSTSEANEESHIISLIFHAKIAKIIGRISREVYRVGEGRNAQRAAAADCLVRELHTWHSELPPHLGTVKPSTLIPSFRREATALSLAYLHAVIHATRPFLLGDGNHSNGNHSSDQPEVKDRVNECLSAARKTLELVTNMANDDHLFHSFWWTQYVLFCALAVVYVWEIQQNANSSISTRTAQDQEARSLYELAESCRLRLLQGNSAAPSSHRYGIILEELHSEAQQQSLRNNGTRQSSTRPQNDFQPDENGLYSEQMAIPAADFALQTGPSMLDGWQTTDWLDLDSSAFYPMIDAFHVP; this is translated from the exons ATGAACTCATCCCCCAAACGGTCATACCACTCGGACCACACATCCCCAGATATCGGGGAGACATCCGAGAACCGGAGAAAAGACCCCAAAGTCAGCCGGGCCTGCGATGCATGCAAGCTCAAGAAAATCCGCTGCTCTGGGACTTGGCCCTGCAGCACATGTGCTAGACGTAGACTGGCCTGCACGTTTGCGAGTCGATACGGCCGTGGCAGGCCTCCGACTCCACCGGCCTCGAGTGTGCAGCATATCGCAGATGCAGGAGCAAGCACAGCTAGTCGGTCTATCTCTGCATCGTGCTCTGTACCTCCCGATGCGACGGGGGACGAGCACGAAGTGCCTGGACGGCGGGCAGCGTCTGAACTGGTCATCGAGGGACAGTACTTCGATCTCACATCCGGCCTGACCTTTCTTCATAGAGCGTGGAGCAAGCTCTCAGCCCAACGGGAGGATTCTGTCTGCTATGGCTCGAACGATGCCGAACGGAATCAGCTTCTTGCGTCTGCTGGGGATAGACCATTTTATCTGGAACAGCCCAGGGCCGGGAACGAGGTATTCCCTGATGAAGAGACAGCGCGCCGTTTATTTGCCTTTTACTTCGACACCTGCGTCGTGACATACCGCATGCTGCACCGACAGACAGCAGAAGGCTGGCTAGCCACGATGCTCCGGAACAGCGCCCATAACTACGCAGTAACAGCATCAGTCGGGAACTCACGAGCGGCGATAATCCTCACCATCTTCGCAATCGCGAGTTTCCGCAAACTGAAGATCGAAAACGGCTGCTCGAGCGATCTCGACCCCGTAGCATTTCGAGAAAGCGACGCCCTGTTCTGCGCTGCGATGCACCTCACCGACTCCGAAATGGGCTTTCCTCGCCTCGAGTCTGCCCAGGCTCGCTTGGTCCAGGTGCTGTATCTGCTGCAGACTTCGCGCATGAATAAGGCGTGGTATACCTTTGGCAATGCGTACCAGATTATCTCGTCTCTGGGCCTTCACCGGAGGCagcaccggcagcagcagccgggGACGTCATTTGGAGAACGCTCCGATTACATTGCTCATCAGTGTGCGAAGCGTGTGTTCTGGACGGCGTATACGATCGATAAATACCTGAGCGTGGTCTTTGGCCGGCCGCGTCTGCTGCAcgatgatgagattgacCAGGACTTCCCGGATACCGTGaacgacgaggagatggggaCCCATGGCCCTTCAACGTCCGAGGCAAACGAGGAGAGCCATATCATCTCGTTGATATTCCATGCCAA AATCGCAAAGATCATCGGACGCATATCGCGCGAAGTATACCGCGTCGGCGAAGGGCGAAATGCACagcgcgcagcagcagccgactGTCTCGTTCGAGAACTGCATACCTGGCACTCAGAGCTGCCTCCTCACCTTGGTACCGTGAAGCCTTCCACCCTAATCCCCAGTTTCCGGCGCGAGGCGACAGCGCTGAGTCTTGCGTACCTGCATGCGGTCATTCATGCGACACGGCCGTTCTTACTAGGCGATGGAAACCATTCCAATGGAAACCATTCCAGCGATCAGCCCGAGGTCAAGGATAGAGTCAATGAATGTCTCTCCGCTGCAAGAAAGACCCTGGAGCTTGTAACCAATATGGCCAACGATGACCACCTGTTCCATTCGTTCTGGTGGACGCAGTATGTCCTGTTCTGTGCGTTGGCGGTTGTCTATGTGTGGGAGATTCAGCAGAACGCAAACAGTTCAATTTCAACTCGGACAGCCCAGGACCAAGAAGCAAGGTCTTTATATGAGCTGGCTGAAAGCTGCCGATTGCGTCTGCTGCAGGGGAATTCGGCTGCACCGTCAAGTCACCGGTatggcatcatcctcgaGGAACTGCACTCGGAGGCCCAGCAGCAGAGTCTAAGGAACAATGGCACTCGTCAATCCTCTACCAGACCGCAGAATGACTTCCAGCCTGATGAGAATGGCCTTTACTCTGAGCAAATGGCCATTCCGGCTGCAGACTTCGCCCTCCAGACAGGGCCTAGTATGTTGGATGGCTGGCAAACGACAGActggctggatctggactcGTCGGCGTTTTATCCGATGATTGATGCATTTCATGTTCCTTAA
- a CDS encoding putative MFS transporter (COG:G;~EggNog:ENOG410PHCB;~InterPro:IPR020846,IPR011701,IPR036259;~PFAM:PF07690;~TransMembrane:12 (i53-70o94-116i123-144o150-172i184-205o217-240i291-309o341-358i365-386o392-411i432-450o462-484i);~go_function: GO:0022857 - transmembrane transporter activity [Evidence IEA];~go_process: GO:0055085 - transmembrane transport [Evidence IEA]): MPRSITSDTENGLPEKESAMHLERRPANGMSFEDEEFLANFSDDERKQVLKKVDWRLVPMLVLLYLVAYIDKTNIGNAKIEGLLPSLGMTGEQYNIALAIFFIPYVLAEVPSNIILNHFNKPSVYLGTLIFIWGVIMMCTGFVQSFGSLVAIRFLLGLFEAGFLPGAVLIISKWYLPNETQTRIAILYTSAASGGAFSGLLAFGIAKMNGLAGYEGWRWIFIIEGLATILLAIMCFFLLLDSPSRSTSWLTPREIRFLELRQIANSIDASPQSPDPDTPGTQTKRKTNYPAILSVLTDWKVYLLILGSWSNAVPNYAMKFTMPQIITGMGFEAARAQLLTIPPYALGAFSAYIFSVFADRYSWRMPFIVVPQVAQVVAFAVLFTHAESIEENVAVCYFGVCLACFGMYPILPGVNAWNVSNTPDPTRRAISIGYLICMGNVGGLIGSFIYREDEAPRYVTGYGNSFAFASAGIVACFLLEFILFRVNRQRERMSEVDVRERYSDEELRAMGEKSPLFRYAL, translated from the exons ATGCCGCGGAGTATAACCTCAGATACCGAGAATGGCCTTCCTGAGAAAGAATCAGCAATGCACCTGGAGCGTCGGCCGGCAAATGGAATGTCgtttgaggacgaggagtttCTAGCCAATTTCTCGGACGACGAGCGGAAACAAGTCCTTAAGAAG GTCGAT TGGCGGCTTGTACCCATGCTGGTGCTCTTGTATTTGGTGGCGTATATTGACAAGACGAATATCG GAAATGCCAAAATTGAAGGACTGCTTCCTAGTCTCGGAATGACCGGCGAGCAGTACAACATCGcactggccatcttcttcattccATATGTTCTAGCAG AGGTCCCAAGcaacatcatcctcaaccacttCAACAAGCCGTCCGTCTACCTGGGAACGCTGATATTCATCTGGGGGGTTATCATGATGTGCACAGGCTTCGTCCAGAGCTTCGGCAGCCTCGTTGCTATCCGCTTCCTACTGGGCTTATTCGA AGCCGGTTTCCTCCCCGGCGCAGTCCTGATTATCTCAAAATGGTACCTGCCCAACGAAACACAAACCCGCATCGCAATCCTCTACACCTCAGCTGCATCTGGCGGCGCATTCTCCGGTCTTCTCGCCTTTGGAATTGCCAAAATGAACGGTCTTGCTGGCTACGAGGGGTGGAGATGG ATCTTCATAATCGAAGGCCTCGCCACAATCCTCCTCGCAATAATGtgtttcttcctcctcctcgactcACCCTCGCGGTCAACATCGTGGCTGACCCCCCGCGAAATCCGATTCCTGGAACTACGCCAAATCGCCAACAGCATTGACGCCAgtccccagtctccagatccagacacACCAGGGACGCAGACGAAACGTAAAACAAATTACCCAGCAATACTATCCGTCCTCACAGACTGGAAAGTCtacctcctcatcctcgggaGCTGGTCCAACGCGGTCCCAAACTACGCCATGAAATTCACCATGCCCCAGATCATAACGGGGATGGGGTTTGAGGCCGCGCGCGCCCAGTTACTCACGATCCCGCCGTACGCGCTCGGTGCGTTCTCGGCGTATATCTTCTCGGTCTTCGCGGATCGGTATTCGTGGCGCATGCCGTTTATTGTGGTCCCGCAGGTTGCGCAGGTCGTGGCGTTTGCGGTCTTGTTTACCCATGCTGAGAGCATTGAGGAGAATGTTGCGGTTTGTTATTTTGGGGTTTGTTTGGCTTGTTTTGG GATGTACCCCATTCTCCCCGGAGTCAACGCGTGGAATGTCTCCAACACGCCAGATCCAACAAGACGAGCTATTAGCATCGGCTATCTCATCTGCATGGGCAACGTGGGCGGGCTGATTGGGAGCTTCATATACCGAGAAGACGAGGCACCGCGGTATGTCACCGGGTACGGCAACTCGTTTGCGTTTGCGTCGGCGGGGATTGTGGCCTGTTTCCTGCTTGAATTTATTCTGTTTAGGGTGAATCggcagagggagaggatgagcGAGGTGGATGTCAGGGAGAGATatagcgacgaggagctgagGGCGATGGGGGAGAAGAGTCCGTTGTTTCGGTATGCGCTGTAG
- a CDS encoding flavin-containing monooxygenase (COG:Q;~EggNog:ENOG410PVYT;~InterPro:IPR020946,IPR036188;~PFAM:PF13738,PF07992;~go_function: GO:0004499 - N,N-dimethylaniline monooxygenase activity [Evidence IEA];~go_function: GO:0050660 - flavin adenine dinucleotide binding [Evidence IEA];~go_function: GO:0050661 - NADP binding [Evidence IEA];~go_process: GO:0055114 - oxidation-reduction process [Evidence IEA]), producing MTIDIKEVDAVVVGGGFAGVRLAHLFKNRLNLPNVVGIDRGSDIGGTWFWNQYPGAQSDSESWVYTFSDNGEPKWTNRYLNSKQVQAQIKDTAQRTGIYDSFIFENDVVSAHYDAERNRWEIATDKGLRFSATYFVGALGILSRPNLPKYAIADADVFQGLAFHSSRWPRDLDVTGKRVAVIGTGPSGSQIAATVHPKAKQLTVFQQRAQYITPVNDRPIPDDEKAKIQENHKSLWETVFGSLYAMGYNESQKSALEATPEQRKEVYETLWNKGGGFSFFFESFADLGTNFEANETAAAFIRGKIAEIVKDPKTAKLLQPEGAYGGRPLCAHAYYEAFNEPNVALVDIASNPVAKLTKTGLQLQDGQELEFDVIVYATGYDAVDGAYGTIDITGREGRKLTDAWKDGPNALYGLSVADFPNLFTVSGPGGPFSNIPPAIEVQGDFVAELVEESVKRGGTIVEAQPKPQEQWDETVQAVSKQTVFDSVKSWIQSNNVAGKKKYSAFFLGGLSNYKAKLVEEADAKYPSFVFGSA from the coding sequence ATGACCATCGACATCAAAGAAGTCGACGCCGTTGTCGTCGGAGGCGGTTTCGCCGGTGTACGCCTCGCCCACTTATTCAAGAACAGACTCAATCTCCCCAATGTCGTCGGCATCGACAGGGGGAGTGACATCGGCGGAACCTGGTTCTGGAACCAGTACCCCGGCGCACAATCCGACAGCGAGAGCTGGGTGTATACGTTCTCCGACAACGGGGAACCCAAGTGGACGAACCGCTACTTGAACTCGAAGCAAGTCCAAGCCCAGATCAAAGACACGGCGCAGCGAACAGGGATCTACGACAGCTTCATTTTTGAGAATGATGTTGTGTCTGCGCATTACGATGCGGAGCGGAACCGGTGGGAGATTGCCACTGATAAAGGGCTCAGGTTCTCGGCGACGTACTTTGTTGGTGCCCTGGGGATCCTCAGTCGTCCGAATCTGCCGAAATATGCTATTGCCGATGCAGAtgtcttccagggcctggCGTTCCATTCATCGCGCTGGCCTAGGGATCTCGATGTTACTGGCAAACGTGTCGCTGTGATCGGGACGGGCCCATCTGGGAGTCAGATTGCAGCTACAGTTCATCCAAAGGCCAAGCAACTTACCGTCTTTCAACAGCGGGCGCAGTATATAACGCCCGTCAACGACCGGCCGATTCCAGATGACGAAAAGGCAAAGATCCAAGAGAACCACAAGAGCCTTTGGGAAACGGTATTCGGCTCCCTCTACGCCATGGGATACAACGAAAGCCAGAAATCGGCGCTTGAAGCAACGCCCGAACAGCGCAAGGAGGTATATGAAACCCTCTGGAACAAGGGCGGCGGAttcagcttcttctttgAATCCTTTGCGGATCTCGGCACGAACTTCGAGGCGAACGAGACCGCTGCAGCCTTTATCCGCGGCAAAATTGCAGAAATCGTCAAGGATCCCAAGACTGCAAAACTTCTCCAGCCAGAGGGCGCGTACGGTGGTCGTCCGCTCTGTGCACATGCATACTATGAAGCGTTTAACGAGCCGAATGTGGCGCTGGTTGATATTGCCAGTAACCCTGTTGCCAAACTTACCAAGACCGGCCTTCAGCTCCAGGATGGCCAGGAGCTGGAGTTTGATGTTATTGTCTACGCCACCGGGTATGATGCCGTTGACGGCGCATATGGAACGATTGATATCACCGGACGCGAGGGACGCAAGTTGACCGATGCGTGGAAGGACGGGCCAAATGCCCTATACGGCCTCAGCGTTGCAGACTTCCCTAACCTCTTCACTGTTTCTGGCCCTGGGGGTCCGTTTTCGAATATCCCGCCTGCGATTGAAGTCCAGGGAGATTTTGTTGCTGAGTTGGTCGAGGAGAGTGTCAAGAGAGGCGGTACTATCGTTGAGGCACAGCCAAAGCCGCAGGAGCAGTGGGATGAGACTGTCCAGGCTGTATCGAAGCAGACGGTGTTTGACAGTGTCAAGTCGTGGATTCAGAGTAACAATGTcgcagggaagaagaagtacagTGCGTTCTTCCTGGGAGGGCTGTCGAACTATAAAGCCAAActggtcgaggaggctgaTGCGAAGTATCCCTCGTTCGTGTTTGGGTCTGCTTGA
- a CDS encoding dihydrodipicolinate synthase family protein (COG:E;~EggNog:ENOG410PK06;~InterPro:IPR002220,IPR013785;~PFAM:PF00701;~go_function: GO:0003824 - catalytic activity [Evidence IEA];~go_function: GO:0016829 - lyase activity [Evidence IEA]) — protein sequence MVGFDMHGLTPAPVTPFTSTGEVDYAAIQRLGSWLGSIPGVKGLVVLGHAGEGTFLTQAEQVSVIKAFVASVNDKIPIIAGITGEGTEVAALEAKRAKDAGAKAGLLYPSHGWLRFGYQPGAPQDRYRRVYEGSGLPLILFQYPDNTKATYSLATMLEIAALPGVFAMKNGVRNMRRWDTEIPVIRKERPDLQILSCHDEYLLHTSFDVDGFLVGYGNIAPELLLELIEAGKKKDYKKAREVHDQLLPVTKSVYHRGSHMEGTVALKHALVARGILSHATVRSPLLPLEEGAEQEIHAAVAAAQLSKVA from the coding sequence ATGGTCGGCTTTGACATGCACGGGCTCACGCCCGCCCCCGTCACCCCCTTCACCTCCACCGGCGAAGTCGACTACGCCGCAATCCAACGCCTAGGAAGCTGGCTCGGCAGCATCCCCGGCGTCAAAGGCCTGGTCGTCCTAGGCCACGCCGGCGAAGGCACGTTCCTCACGCAAGCCGAACAAGTCTCGGTAATCAAAGCCTTCGTGGCGTCCGTCAACGACAAAatccccatcatcgccggGATCACCGGCGAAGGCACCGAAGTCGCCGCGCTGGAGGCAAAGCGCGCCAAAGACGCCGGGGCCAAGGCAGGCCTGCTGTACCCGTCGCATGGCTGGCTGCGGTTCGGATACCAGCCTGGGGCGCCGCAGGACCGGTATCGGCGGGTGTATGAGGGGAGCGGCCTGCCGCTGATTTTGTTCCAGTATCCGGATAACACGAAGGCGACGTATAGTCTGGCGACGATGCTGGAGATTGCGGCGCTGCCCGGGGTGTTTGCGATGAAGAACGGGGTGAGGAATATGAGGCGGTGGGATACGGAGATTCCGGTGATCAGGAAGGAGAGGCCGGATTTGCAGATACTGAGCTGTCATGATGAGTATCTGCTGCATACGTCGTTTGATGTGGATGGGTTCTTGGTTGGGTATGGCAATATTGCGCCggagctgttgctggagtTGATTGAGGcgggcaagaagaaggactacaagaaggcgagggaggtcCATGATCAACTGCTTCCGGTGACGAAGAGCGTTTACCACCGTGGCTCGCATATGGAGGGCACTGTTGCGCTGAAGCATGCCCTGGTGGCCAGGGGCATTCTGTCCCATGCGACGGTGCGCTCGCCGCTGTTGCCCCTGGAGGAGGGCGCTGAGCAGGAGATCcacgctgctgttgctgctgcacaGCTGAGCAAGGTTGCTTAA
- a CDS encoding Zn(II)2Cys6 transcription factor domain-containing protein (COG:S;~EggNog:ENOG410PR0A;~InterPro:IPR036864,IPR007219,IPR001138;~PFAM:PF00172,PF04082;~TransMembrane:1 (i385-405o);~go_function: GO:0000981 - DNA-binding transcription factor activity, RNA polymerase II-specific [Evidence IEA];~go_function: GO:0003677 - DNA binding [Evidence IEA];~go_function: GO:0008270 - zinc ion binding [Evidence IEA];~go_process: GO:0006351 - transcription, DNA-templated [Evidence IEA];~go_process: GO:0006355 - regulation of transcription, DNA-templated [Evidence IEA]), with amino-acid sequence MPDMKRKQRPPRKKACTSCTRSKVRCNLERPVCARCKSLGRVCEYTTPSSTSEPANNNSFNTSYIPSPPVDPSLDTTSISLASPETRSAAPSRTQEPELDFTHTDLVPNNAADDIRDRWLRPYILPPLGGEEVPKLYHPFTLQYISRVLSSYPRRMVRDGDIPPIIHHTQVLKDQTPLALANCFTLVRMWMQSAPGSEAIVIQTVQNEMDRLAEDPNPDLNPDITHLSTFQAYLIYSLLLYFSPPGQSQSQNQALVTDKTMITLMELAFRTARHGLLSRSEQSRSKPTWESWIVASTKRRAIYVMYLFSSLYNAEHSLPNFVAEELRGVLLPEGRGVWEAGSREVWDREYERYLNEWQDGMMGIEELWKSRETGSRERRLRVERWIATVDEFGMFLFGVCVHLHGC; translated from the exons ATGCCGGACATGAAACGAAAGCAGCGTCCACCGCGGAAGAAGGCTTGCACGAGTTGTACCAGATCGAAAGTCCGATGTAATCTCGAAAGACCCGTCTGTGCCCGGTGCAAGTCGCTCGGTCGGGTCTGCGAATACACCACACCGAGCTCGACCTCAGAGCCTGCAAACAACAACTCATTCAATACTTCTTATATACCCAGTCCACCAGTAGACCCGAGTCTCGATACGACATCAATTTCTCTAGCTAGTCCTGAAACTAGATCTGCCGCCCCAAGCCGGACACAGGAGCCAGAACTCGACTTTACGCATACAGACCTCGTCCCAAATAATGCAGCAGACGATATCCGCGACCGCTGGCTCCGACCGTACATTCTTCCCCCGCTGGGTGGAGAAGAAGTGCCCAAGCTGTATCATCCGTTCACCCTGCAGTATATCTCCCGCGTTCTGAGCAGCTACCCCCGGCGCATGGTGCGAGACGGTGATATCCCGCCGATAATCCATCACACCCAAGTGTTGAAGGACCAGACGCCTCTTGCGCTGGCGAACTGCTTCACGCTCGTCCGGATGTGGATGCAGTCTGCACCGGGCAGCGAGGCGATTGTTATACAGACAGTGCAGAATGAGATGGATAGGTTAGCAGAG GACCCTAACCCCGATTTAAACCCCGATATAACCCACCTATCCACCTTCCAAGCCTACCTCATCTACTCCCTGCTGCTCTACTTTTCCCCACCaggccaaagccaaagccaaaaccAGGCTCTAGTAACAGACAAGACCATGATAACACTCATGGAACTCGCCTTCCGCACAGCACGACACGGCCTCCTCTCGCGATCCGAACAGTCTCGCTCAAAACCAACCTGGGAGTCCTGGATCGTGGCATCCACCAAACGCCGCGCGATCTACGTAATGTACCTCTTCAGCAGCCTGTACAATGCCGAGCACTCGCTGCCCAATTTcgtggcggaggagctgAGGGGTGTACTCCTGCCGGAGGGACGGGGGGTTTGGGAGGCGGGGTCTCGTGAGGTCTGGGACAGGGAGTATGAGAGGTATTTGAACGAGTGGCAGGATGGGATGATGGGGATTGAGGAGCTGTGGAAGTCGCGGGAGACGGGGTCGAGAGAGCGGAGACTCAGGGTTGAGCGGTGGATTGCCACTGTCGATGAGTTTGGGATGTTTCTGTTTGGCGTCTGTGTGCATCTGCATGGGTGTTGA
- a CDS encoding uncharacterized protein (COG:K;~EggNog:ENOG410PIZZ;~InterPro:IPR017930,IPR009057,IPR017877,IPR001005;~PFAM:PF00249,PF13921), with protein sequence MTEQRRRWTTAEDALLWDMYQVQERAPTGKCQKVNWNEIAHHIPGRSNKDCRKRYFNRFTGGLRKGSWTQDEDERLFQLVERYQYRWAMIAQKMETRNADQCSKRWHHCLNPELERSPWTDDENVLLLSAVETHGSSWKDIQRSHFPTRSANNIKNQYTILSRKRLSPVHLQPCCQSPSTARSSRRPPSSTPSMTGSQGGAGYDPYNYGSLTTSSQVSANEYLPATPDTSGSVHGYDLHPAMSLPNDPCGYVAQYQPSLYPNMPDAADLVMTDPMGMRYGLDLSYSEDGSMQGYQGLQRGQSYGY encoded by the exons ATGACTGAACAACGTCGGCGCTGGACAACTGCCGAGGATGCGCTCCTCTGGGATATGTACCAAGTGCAGGAGAGAG CCCCAACAGGCAAATGCCAAAAAGTCAACTGGAACGAAATCGCGCACCACATCCCcggccgcagcaacaaggaCTGTCGCAAGAGATACTTCAACCGATTCACGGGTGGATTGCGCAAG GGATCGTGGAcgcaggatgaagacgagcggCTGTTCCAGCTCGTCGAGAGGTATCAGTATCGCTGGGCCATGATTGcgcagaagatggagacgagGAATGCAGACC AATGTTCGAAGCGCTGGCATCACTGTCTGAAtccggagctggagcggaGTCCTTGGACGGATGACGAG AATGTACTCCTGCTGTCGGCAGTCGAGACACACGGAAGCAGCTGGAAAGATATCCAGAGATCGCACTTCCCGACCCGGTCTGCGAACAACATCAAGAACCA ATATACGATTCTCTCGCGGAAACGCCTCAGCCCCGTCCATCTACAACCGTGCTGCCAGTCCCCATCTACGGCCAGATCCTCGCGACGTCCCCCATCCTCCACCCCATCGATGACCGGCTCGCAGGGAGGTGCTGGCTACGACCCATACAACTACGGTTCCCTCACCACAAGCTCTCAGGTTTCCGCAAACGAGTATCTCCCGGCGACCCCGGACACCTCTGGTTCCGTGCACGGCTATGACCTCCATCCGGCCATGAGCCTGCCCAACGATCCTTGCGGATATGTGGCGCAGTATCAGCCATCTTTGTATCCGAATATGCCTGACGCAGCCGACCTCGTGATGACGGACCCGATGGGAATGAGATATGGGCTCGACCTCTCGTATTCGGAGGACGGATCGATGCAGGGATATCAGGGGCTTCAGAGAGGACAGTCGTATGGATATTGA